The proteins below come from a single Mycolicibacterium sp. TY81 genomic window:
- a CDS encoding amino acid--[acyl-carrier-protein] ligase: MVSDSLELARKEFRDSLTEAGLLVPLGIDGLYGRSGAFEKIIDGIDIAVRAKGAEVHGDNAVVLRFPPLYPREAFEKTDYIASFPNLTGAVSTFTGGNAEHRALLADRDAGMSWDGHLSPAGTMLVSAACHPSYGTLPKVLPEGGALMDIYGYCFRHEPAIDPARMQAFRMHEYVRVGSPEQAEVHRNSWVAHGMDVLTSLGVDARSEAANDPFFGRAGRMLAANQRDENLKTELVVRLYGDLDEGTAVVSANCHRDHFGETFGLSTSDGATAHSACVGFGMERIALALLVTHGLETDSWPALVRKQLGW, translated from the coding sequence ATGGTTTCCGATTCACTCGAACTCGCCCGCAAGGAATTTCGCGATTCATTGACTGAAGCCGGGTTGCTCGTCCCGCTCGGGATCGACGGGTTGTATGGCCGCAGCGGTGCCTTCGAGAAGATCATCGATGGTATCGACATCGCGGTCCGCGCCAAAGGTGCCGAAGTGCACGGTGACAATGCGGTGGTTCTGCGTTTTCCACCGCTGTATCCGCGCGAGGCGTTTGAGAAGACCGACTATATTGCGTCCTTTCCGAACCTCACCGGCGCCGTGTCGACATTCACCGGCGGCAACGCCGAGCACCGGGCCCTGCTGGCTGATCGTGATGCCGGCATGTCCTGGGACGGGCATCTGAGTCCGGCCGGAACCATGCTGGTTTCGGCCGCATGCCACCCCAGTTATGGAACGTTGCCGAAGGTGCTGCCGGAAGGCGGTGCGCTGATGGACATCTACGGCTACTGCTTCCGGCACGAACCAGCGATCGATCCCGCACGGATGCAGGCCTTCCGGATGCATGAGTACGTTCGTGTCGGTTCGCCTGAACAGGCTGAGGTGCACCGTAATTCGTGGGTGGCGCACGGCATGGACGTACTGACATCGCTCGGGGTCGATGCCCGCTCGGAAGCTGCCAATGATCCTTTCTTTGGGCGAGCCGGCCGGATGCTGGCGGCCAACCAGCGTGACGAGAACTTGAAGACTGAGTTGGTTGTGCGCCTCTACGGGGATCTCGACGAGGGCACCGCAGTTGTCTCAGCCAACTGTCACCGTGACCACTTCGGTGAGACCTTCGGCCTCTCGACTTCCGATGGTGCGACGGCACACAGCGCCTGCGTCGGGTTCGGGATGGAGCGAATTGCGCTGGCGCTCCTGGTGACTCATGGTCTCGAGACGGATTCGTGGCCAGCCTTGGTCCGGAAGCAACTCGGATGGTGA
- a CDS encoding sugar transferase, with product MWILNWQVNPASSQGSNPPSESRPAESAPVAMSTPTVENAQVKSVIKSSTGQVDTTNQLNLQPPPATTSGNRGRSIREQRHAKYARQLIFSDALVICSAVILGQIFRFAGADARPVYVSLDGGPHIRYLVVSAIIAIAWMGFLSLGSRSAKIVGRGFDEYVTLAAATLQLFGLIAIASTLLHFDISRGYLAIALPTGLVGLIATRWIWRKIHANKRRHGYNQSRLLVVGATSAAADIATEFAKDPWAGYHVAGFCTPMGPTHAKEVITIAGRDIPIVGTDEAILAAVLHTNADTVALAATHHLSPTDIRRLMWELETHGIDLMVAPGLIDIADQRLTSRPVAGMAVFEITKPQYSRANSLIKRTFDIAFAGAALLAVAPLMLVTALAVKLTSSGPIFYKAERIGLDGIPFKMTKFRSMYQDADTRQADLIAANGGGAMFFKMKDDPRVTPIGKIIRKYSIDELPQFLNVLTGHMSVVGPRPQVRREVDTYDDLVSRRLTVKPGLTGLWQISGRSDLAVEDAVRLDLSYVENWSLLQDLLIIAKTVRTVLTGSGAY from the coding sequence GTGTGGATCCTGAACTGGCAGGTGAATCCTGCAAGCAGCCAGGGATCGAACCCGCCGAGTGAGTCCCGCCCAGCAGAGAGCGCCCCGGTAGCCATGTCGACACCAACCGTAGAAAATGCGCAGGTAAAGTCGGTAATCAAGTCGTCCACCGGTCAGGTCGACACAACAAACCAGCTCAATCTGCAGCCACCACCGGCTACCACAAGCGGCAACCGGGGCAGGTCAATCCGTGAGCAACGTCACGCAAAATATGCACGCCAGCTTATTTTCAGCGACGCACTCGTTATTTGCTCTGCCGTCATCCTCGGGCAGATTTTCCGCTTCGCCGGTGCCGACGCGCGCCCTGTCTACGTCTCCCTCGACGGCGGTCCCCACATCCGCTACCTCGTCGTGTCCGCCATCATCGCCATCGCCTGGATGGGTTTTCTGTCCCTTGGCAGCCGATCAGCCAAAATCGTCGGCCGCGGATTCGATGAATACGTCACCCTCGCTGCGGCCACGCTGCAGCTGTTCGGCCTCATCGCCATCGCCTCGACGCTGTTGCACTTCGACATCTCGCGCGGCTACCTGGCCATCGCTCTGCCCACGGGTCTGGTCGGTCTGATCGCCACCCGCTGGATCTGGCGCAAGATCCACGCGAACAAGCGCCGCCATGGCTACAACCAAAGCCGCCTCCTCGTTGTCGGCGCCACGAGTGCCGCCGCGGACATCGCCACCGAGTTCGCGAAGGATCCGTGGGCGGGGTACCACGTCGCCGGATTCTGCACCCCGATGGGACCCACCCACGCCAAGGAAGTCATCACCATCGCCGGCCGCGACATCCCCATCGTCGGCACCGACGAAGCCATCCTTGCCGCAGTCCTGCACACCAACGCCGACACTGTCGCCCTGGCAGCCACCCACCATCTCAGCCCCACCGACATCCGCCGGCTCATGTGGGAACTGGAAACTCATGGTATCGATCTCATGGTCGCTCCCGGCCTCATCGACATCGCCGACCAACGCCTCACCAGCCGCCCGGTCGCCGGCATGGCCGTCTTCGAGATCACCAAACCCCAATACAGCCGTGCCAATTCGCTCATCAAGCGCACCTTCGACATCGCCTTCGCCGGTGCCGCGCTACTGGCGGTGGCCCCGCTCATGCTCGTCACCGCGCTGGCCGTCAAGCTCACCAGCAGTGGCCCGATCTTCTACAAGGCGGAGCGCATCGGCCTCGACGGCATCCCGTTCAAGATGACCAAGTTCCGCAGCATGTACCAAGACGCCGACACCCGCCAAGCCGACCTGATCGCTGCCAACGGCGGTGGTGCCATGTTCTTCAAGATGAAAGACGACCCCCGTGTCACCCCCATCGGCAAAATCATCCGCAAATACTCCATCGACGAACTCCCCCAATTCCTCAACGTCCTCACCGGACACATGAGCGTCGTCGGACCACGACCCCAAGTCCGCCGCGAAGTCGACACCTACGACGACCTCGTCAGCCGCCGCCTCACCGTCAAACCCGGCCTCACCGGACTCTGGCAAATCAGCGGACGCTCCGACCTAGCGGTCGAAGACGCTGTGCGCCTGGACCTTTCGTACGTCGAAAACTGGTCCCTACTACAAGACCTGCTCATCATCGCCAAAACTGTCCGTACCGTCCTGACTGGCAGCGGCGCCTACTGA
- a CDS encoding GNAT family N-acetyltransferase, with the protein MTDVLADPVNAALDGPHSRFREVSGRIQRYHPDVSVFYGHPRELTDEDYSHVARLAGPTKIAVLRDRATPLPAGWSVVETFGLVQFEGSGVDTAPEPAAIPLTAADVPEMTALVEQTKPGPFLPRTIELGTYLGIRTADGSLVAMAGERMRPTGYTEISAVCTAPEARGQGLASRLIRAIAHGIRERGETPFLHTSSDNPAQTLYKAMGFTLTRTVPLEIIRIS; encoded by the coding sequence GTGACCGATGTGCTCGCCGATCCCGTCAACGCCGCGCTGGACGGCCCGCACAGCCGATTCCGTGAAGTCAGCGGACGAATCCAGCGATATCACCCGGACGTGTCGGTGTTCTATGGTCACCCACGCGAGCTGACCGACGAGGACTACAGCCACGTCGCCCGCCTGGCCGGGCCCACCAAGATTGCGGTACTTCGCGACCGCGCCACGCCACTGCCCGCGGGATGGTCCGTCGTCGAGACATTCGGTTTGGTCCAATTTGAAGGTAGCGGCGTCGATACCGCGCCCGAACCGGCGGCGATACCGCTCACAGCGGCCGACGTACCCGAGATGACCGCTCTCGTCGAGCAGACCAAACCCGGGCCGTTCCTGCCCCGGACCATCGAACTCGGAACGTACCTCGGCATCCGTACCGCCGACGGTTCGCTTGTTGCGATGGCCGGCGAGCGGATGCGTCCGACCGGCTACACGGAAATCAGCGCAGTCTGCACCGCCCCCGAAGCCCGCGGACAGGGCCTGGCATCCCGCCTGATCCGCGCGATCGCACACGGCATCCGCGAGCGCGGCGAAACTCCGTTCCTCCATACCTCGAGCGACAACCCGGCTCAGACGCTCTACAAGGCGATGGGTTTCACCCTGACGCGCACGGTCCCCCTCGAGATCATCCGCATTTCCTGA
- a CDS encoding alpha/beta fold hydrolase gives MPSLATSARNLFAITLGDGVCPPEPTEHVVLFDEPHRQLRRYGQSDGRESALVPVLLVPPLAASATCYDLSPGQSLVAHLLEQGRTPYVVDYGEIGWADRHLGLEAFFADILPEAIERVLIDSGAQELDLIGWSLGGTLSLFTAAANKDLPIRSITGIGTPLDYGRIPGYPEVRRITKPTNGYAVTTVLRAMGGVPAPVVQAAYRATSWDRELKRPWFVLNNLGNTEALARAEVIDRFQDAFPGYPGRAVSQMWGRLIYHDEIATGVVNVAGRTLDLTSLTLPIQLFGSHRDAIAPWECVHNGVTMLKSADVRFATVEASHLGLVALSAGVTETWPAIDDFLKELDSR, from the coding sequence ATGCCCTCGCTTGCGACCTCGGCGCGCAACCTGTTCGCCATCACGCTCGGCGATGGTGTCTGCCCACCGGAGCCGACCGAGCATGTGGTGCTGTTCGATGAACCGCACCGCCAACTGCGGCGCTACGGCCAGTCGGACGGACGCGAGTCCGCACTGGTGCCGGTTCTGCTGGTACCACCACTGGCCGCTTCGGCGACCTGCTACGACTTGTCGCCGGGTCAATCGCTGGTGGCTCACCTGCTGGAACAGGGCCGTACCCCGTATGTGGTCGACTACGGCGAAATCGGCTGGGCTGACCGGCATCTCGGTTTGGAGGCCTTCTTCGCAGACATCCTGCCGGAAGCCATCGAGCGGGTGCTCATCGATTCCGGGGCTCAGGAACTCGACCTGATCGGTTGGAGCCTCGGCGGCACACTCAGCCTGTTCACCGCGGCTGCCAACAAGGACCTGCCCATCCGTTCGATCACCGGCATCGGCACGCCGCTGGATTACGGCCGAATCCCCGGCTACCCGGAAGTCCGACGAATCACCAAGCCCACCAACGGCTATGCGGTCACCACCGTCCTGCGCGCCATGGGCGGGGTGCCCGCTCCGGTGGTGCAGGCCGCTTACCGCGCGACGTCCTGGGATCGCGAACTCAAGCGACCGTGGTTCGTCCTCAACAACCTGGGCAACACCGAAGCCTTGGCCAGGGCCGAAGTGATCGACCGCTTCCAGGACGCGTTCCCGGGATATCCGGGGCGCGCCGTATCTCAGATGTGGGGCCGGCTGATCTACCACGACGAGATCGCCACCGGCGTCGTCAATGTCGCGGGCCGGACCCTTGACCTGACGTCATTGACACTGCCGATCCAACTGTTCGGCAGCCACCGGGACGCCATCGCGCCGTGGGAATGCGTGCACAACGGGGTGACCATGCTGAAGTCGGCCGATGTTCGGTTCGCCACTGTGGAAGCCAGCCATCTCGGCTTGGTCGCATTGTCGGCCGGTGTCACCGAGACGTGGCCGGCGATCGACGACTTCCTGAAGGAACTGGACAGCCGTTAG
- a CDS encoding DUF4436 domain-containing protein, whose product MKVRVVASVAVIVALYLTTIALYARTGLGHPSQISEPIPTGDGTTVTIDLNEVHSVKGDMVANVTVVPGPALLDPQTHSLTEDLSVAVQSAVTPTRRTWTKGMVPDVFPVALILSGDPGSYPFDHYRSGPITVELFRGASHVPIRVTPAFFDRVPGWMFHIPAGSNDAAPGVYRVKAQRSPSTAAFAAVLVGALVTIAVLGAVVAVQTARNRRKFQPPMTTWFAAMLFAVVPLRNALPDAPPIGTWIDVSVVLWVIVTLVASMSLYITCWWRHLKPE is encoded by the coding sequence ATGAAAGTCCGGGTAGTCGCCAGCGTGGCGGTCATCGTCGCCCTGTATCTCACGACGATCGCACTGTACGCGAGGACCGGCCTCGGACACCCAAGCCAAATCAGCGAGCCGATACCGACAGGCGATGGCACCACCGTCACCATCGACTTGAACGAGGTCCATTCGGTCAAAGGCGACATGGTGGCCAACGTGACCGTCGTTCCCGGTCCGGCGCTGCTGGACCCGCAAACGCACAGCCTTACCGAAGATCTCAGTGTCGCAGTGCAATCCGCAGTGACACCGACCCGCCGCACATGGACGAAAGGCATGGTGCCCGACGTCTTTCCCGTGGCGCTGATCCTGTCCGGCGACCCTGGCAGCTATCCATTCGACCATTACCGCTCGGGCCCGATCACCGTCGAACTGTTTCGCGGTGCGTCACACGTACCGATACGAGTGACGCCCGCGTTCTTCGATCGGGTGCCCGGATGGATGTTCCACATTCCGGCCGGCAGCAACGACGCCGCACCGGGTGTCTACCGCGTCAAGGCGCAGCGCTCCCCCAGCACAGCCGCATTCGCCGCAGTCCTCGTCGGCGCGCTCGTCACGATTGCCGTACTGGGAGCGGTGGTCGCGGTACAAACCGCACGCAACCGCCGCAAGTTTCAGCCGCCCATGACGACATGGTTTGCCGCAATGCTTTTCGCAGTGGTGCCGCTGCGCAACGCGCTGCCCGACGCTCCACCCATCGGAACGTGGATCGACGTGTCCGTAGTGCTCTGGGTGATCGTGACACTGGTGGCCTCGATGAGCTTGTACATCACCTGCTGGTGGCGCCACCTCAAGCCCGAATAG
- a CDS encoding IS3-like element ISMysp3 family transposase (programmed frameshift) has protein sequence MPSKYDPETRAKAVRLVREHREDYPSEWAAITAVSKRLGMNAETLRNWIRQQQVDDGDRDGVSSEAAAEIRALKRRNAELEQTIEILKAATFFLRAGERPAQPPLTATVCEFIAAHRDRFGVAPICRVLTEHAVPIAPRTFHAWAVRAPSKRALWDATITEILAGYYEPDEHGRRRPESLYGSLKMWAHLQRQGIPVAKSTVERLMRKNGWQGVRRQKRVRTTIPDPEAVRPPDLVDRQFGVAAPNVLLVADFTYVKLVTGVFVYVAFVIDAYAGSIVGWEASASKHTRFVESALRQAAALRARQGHPVDGAIHHSDAGSQYTSVRFGETLSLSGIRPSVGSVGDAFDNALAETTIGLYKNECVRADSPFRRGPLNTVGDVEYITADYVAWYNQQRLMHRLGRIPPAEAEARYYSQLVTGRPAGSQKPEGA, from the exons ATGCCGAGCAAGTACGACCCGGAGACCCGAGCGAAGGCGGTCCGTCTGGTGCGCGAGCACCGGGAGGACTATCCGAGCGAGTGGGCGGCGATTACCGCGGTGTCCAAACGGTTGGGGATGAACGCCGAGACGCTGCGTAATTGGATTCGCCAGCAACAGGTCGATGACGGTGATCGAGACGGGGTCTCTTCGGAGGCGGCTGCGGAGATCCGGGCGTTGAAACGGCGTAACGCCGAGCTGGAGCAGACTATCGAAATCCTCAAGGCGGCAACGT TCTTTCTTCGTGCGGGAGAGCGACCCGCGCAGCCGCCGCTGACCGCTACGGTCTGCGAGTTCATCGCCGCCCACCGGGACCGTTTCGGGGTCGCTCCGATCTGTCGCGTGCTCACCGAGCACGCCGTGCCGATCGCCCCGCGGACATTTCATGCCTGGGCGGTGCGGGCGCCCTCGAAACGGGCCCTGTGGGACGCCACGATCACCGAGATCCTAGCCGGCTACTACGAGCCTGATGAGCACGGACGCCGCAGGCCCGAGTCGCTGTACGGGTCGCTGAAGATGTGGGCCCATCTGCAGCGTCAGGGCATCCCGGTGGCCAAGTCCACCGTGGAACGCCTGATGCGCAAGAACGGCTGGCAAGGCGTGCGCCGCCAGAAGAGGGTCCGCACCACGATCCCCGACCCGGAGGCGGTGCGACCGCCGGACCTGGTGGACCGCCAGTTCGGGGTGGCCGCACCCAACGTGCTGCTCGTGGCCGACTTCACCTACGTCAAGCTCGTCACCGGCGTGTTCGTCTACGTCGCGTTCGTCATCGACGCCTACGCCGGGTCGATCGTGGGCTGGGAAGCCTCGGCGTCCAAGCACACCCGCTTCGTCGAATCCGCGCTGCGTCAGGCCGCTGCACTGCGTGCCCGCCAAGGCCATCCCGTCGACGGCGCAATCCATCACAGCGACGCCGGCTCGCAGTACACGAGTGTGAGATTCGGTGAGACACTGAGCCTTTCGGGAATTCGCCCGTCCGTGGGCAGTGTTGGGGATGCCTTCGACAACGCGCTGGCTGAGACGACCATCGGCCTGTACAAGAACGAATGTGTCCGGGCGGATTCCCCGTTTCGCCGCGGCCCACTGAACACCGTGGGCGACGTCGAATACATCACCGCCGACTACGTCGCCTGGTACAACCAGCAGCGCCTGATGCACCGCCTCGGACGCATTCCGCCGGCCGAAGCCGAAGCCCGCTACTATTCCCAACTCGTGACCGGTAGACCGGCCGGATCACAGAAACCTGAGGGTGCATGA
- a CDS encoding Mu transposase C-terminal domain-containing protein: MVPLSQLMVDPALELVSGSRPPLCSEEMLAGIPEAAVEQARWWERHIVEILSGRPPGTAAGIRPRPEFDTAKRSLRQRELAKLDELRAAGHDVSRNALQRRRFAYERDGLLGVVDGRHNRRRAVFGRVDDRVVAAVRDAIEGETDLSTGTVQRLQRRVAKTLVATYGADDAPAMPSQPTFYRLVKRLAEGRHTFGSARTRRSLSKQPDGPFGSITVVRPGEMVEIDSTLLDVRVVLDDGMVDRVELTAMVDNATRSIPAAVLRPTTKAVDASLLLARALTPEPMRPGWADALRMSRSVLPHHSLTSVDQRLADAAARPVIAPETIVCDHGKAYLSQTFRQACCTLGINLQPAHPDCPTDKPKIERTLQSVGTLFAQYVAGYVGSSVERRGKNAEDDAVWSMIELQALLDEWIIAVWQNRPHDGLRDPVTPGKALSPNEKYTALVEVAGYVPVPLDADDYIELLPVQWRTINSYGVRINHRTYDAKALNPYRRQHSGVDARNGQWEVHYDPYDVSRIWVRNHHEDGWLAATWTHLRSSPVPFGETLWRHARSVADRRGAQKTQEAEIAAIAEDLLDRAAAGPQQQTKAERRVTGRTSAASAGRDWPDPTESSEHHGPSPSERAADNETFDDDGEMAEVIPLPVFDARKEAQTWRL, from the coding sequence GTGGTGCCGCTCTCGCAGCTGATGGTTGATCCGGCATTGGAATTGGTGTCGGGGTCGCGACCGCCACTGTGTTCTGAGGAAATGCTGGCTGGCATTCCCGAGGCAGCCGTCGAGCAAGCACGGTGGTGGGAGCGCCACATCGTGGAGATCCTCAGCGGCCGCCCGCCTGGGACGGCCGCGGGCATTCGTCCCCGCCCAGAGTTCGACACGGCGAAACGATCTCTGCGGCAGCGTGAGCTGGCCAAGTTGGACGAGCTGCGTGCCGCCGGCCACGACGTGAGTCGGAATGCGTTGCAGCGTCGCCGATTTGCCTACGAACGGGACGGGCTCCTGGGAGTGGTTGACGGGCGCCATAATCGGCGGCGCGCGGTATTCGGCCGTGTGGACGACCGTGTCGTCGCCGCGGTGCGGGATGCGATCGAGGGCGAGACCGACCTGTCAACGGGAACGGTGCAGCGTCTGCAACGGCGGGTCGCCAAGACGCTGGTGGCCACCTATGGTGCCGACGACGCGCCCGCGATGCCGTCGCAGCCCACCTTCTACCGGCTGGTCAAGCGCCTCGCGGAAGGACGGCACACGTTCGGGTCAGCACGGACGCGGCGATCGCTGTCCAAGCAGCCCGATGGCCCATTCGGGTCGATCACCGTGGTGCGCCCCGGCGAGATGGTGGAAATCGATTCAACCCTTCTGGATGTACGGGTAGTGCTCGATGACGGCATGGTAGACCGAGTCGAGCTGACTGCGATGGTCGACAACGCTACGCGGTCCATCCCGGCCGCGGTGCTGCGACCGACGACCAAAGCAGTGGACGCGTCACTGCTCTTGGCGCGGGCATTGACGCCCGAACCGATGCGCCCGGGATGGGCCGATGCGCTGCGGATGTCCCGGTCGGTACTTCCGCACCACAGCCTGACCAGTGTCGATCAGCGCCTGGCCGATGCTGCGGCCAGGCCGGTGATCGCTCCCGAGACGATCGTCTGCGATCACGGGAAAGCGTATCTGTCCCAAACATTTCGGCAAGCGTGCTGCACATTGGGGATCAATCTGCAGCCGGCTCATCCCGACTGCCCGACCGATAAGCCGAAGATCGAGCGGACATTGCAGTCGGTGGGCACCCTGTTCGCACAGTACGTGGCCGGTTACGTCGGTTCATCGGTGGAGCGGCGTGGGAAAAACGCCGAGGACGACGCGGTGTGGTCGATGATTGAGCTGCAGGCGCTGCTGGACGAGTGGATCATCGCGGTGTGGCAGAACCGCCCCCACGATGGCCTGCGGGATCCGGTGACGCCGGGGAAAGCGTTGTCTCCCAACGAGAAATACACTGCCCTCGTTGAGGTGGCTGGCTATGTACCGGTCCCACTGGACGCCGACGACTATATCGAATTGCTTCCCGTGCAGTGGCGCACAATCAACAGTTACGGGGTCCGGATCAACCATCGCACCTATGACGCCAAGGCGCTCAACCCATACCGGCGCCAGCATTCCGGGGTCGATGCCCGTAACGGACAGTGGGAAGTGCACTACGACCCGTATGACGTGTCGAGGATTTGGGTGCGCAATCACCACGAAGACGGATGGCTGGCCGCGACGTGGACGCACCTTCGGTCCTCGCCGGTGCCGTTCGGCGAGACACTGTGGCGCCACGCCCGCTCCGTAGCCGACCGCAGAGGGGCCCAGAAGACCCAGGAAGCGGAGATTGCGGCCATCGCGGAGGACTTGCTGGACCGCGCCGCCGCTGGGCCGCAGCAGCAGACGAAAGCCGAGCGCCGAGTGACTGGACGGACCAGCGCCGCGAGCGCCGGCCGGGACTGGCCGGACCCGACGGAATCATCCGAACATCATGGCCCGTCACCGTCGGAACGGGCCGCCGACAACGAGACTTTCGACGATGACGGCGAGATGGCGGAGGTCATACCCCTGCCGGTGTTTGATGCACGCAAGGAGGCCCAAACGTGGCGACTGTGA
- a CDS encoding ATP-binding protein, which produces MATVTEIAAVGQLEDRRQPTTTLEGWRRFVDADPPEFTLLADDEWASLGEDERTAYNEARVAHHSELVVVTTSAIEAITHQGRLLTLLNQREIGARRGLIISGGAATGKTTAIKQLGRFHELRTRARFPGDESRIPVVYVTAPPKGSPRKLAMEFARFLGLPTLNQRMNVTDISDAVCQVLIDARTDIVVVDEIHNLNLDTRAGEELSDHLKYFTEHLPATFVYAGIEVERSGLFTGTRGRQLAGRCGVIHTSAFPDAKEWRQLVAAMEGTLRLHRHEPGSLVAQARYLHRRTGGMIGSLAHLIRASAIQAMLDGTEHITREAMDDILIDYAAHTAAARTAS; this is translated from the coding sequence GTGGCGACTGTGACCGAGATTGCGGCGGTGGGTCAGTTAGAGGATCGCCGCCAGCCGACCACGACGCTGGAGGGCTGGCGGCGTTTTGTTGATGCCGATCCGCCGGAGTTCACGTTGCTCGCCGACGACGAGTGGGCCAGCCTCGGTGAGGACGAGCGGACGGCCTACAACGAGGCCCGGGTTGCGCATCATTCGGAGCTGGTGGTGGTCACCACGTCGGCGATCGAAGCGATCACCCATCAGGGCCGGCTGTTGACATTGCTCAACCAGCGCGAGATCGGGGCCCGGCGCGGGCTGATCATCTCCGGCGGGGCAGCGACGGGGAAAACTACGGCGATCAAGCAACTGGGTCGGTTTCACGAATTGCGCACCCGTGCACGGTTTCCCGGCGATGAGAGCCGGATTCCGGTGGTGTATGTGACGGCCCCGCCGAAAGGGTCGCCCCGCAAGTTGGCGATGGAGTTCGCACGGTTTCTGGGGCTTCCCACGCTCAATCAGCGGATGAACGTGACCGATATTTCCGATGCCGTGTGCCAGGTGCTCATCGATGCCCGTACCGACATCGTGGTGGTCGATGAAATCCACAACCTCAACCTCGACACCCGCGCCGGCGAAGAACTGTCCGACCACCTCAAATACTTCACCGAGCATCTGCCTGCGACATTCGTTTACGCCGGGATCGAAGTGGAACGCTCGGGGCTGTTCACCGGCACGCGGGGACGGCAGTTGGCCGGCCGTTGCGGGGTGATCCACACCAGCGCATTCCCCGACGCCAAGGAGTGGCGACAACTCGTCGCCGCCATGGAAGGTACCTTGCGTCTGCATCGACACGAACCGGGAAGCCTTGTCGCCCAGGCCCGTTACCTGCACCGCCGCACCGGCGGGATGATCGGCAGCCTGGCCCACTTGATCCGGGCTTCAGCAATCCAAGCGATGCTCGACGGCACCGAGCACATCACCCGCGAGGCCATGGACGATATTTTGATCGACTACGCCGCCCACACGGCCGCGGCCCGCACGGCCAGCTGA
- a CDS encoding IS256 family transposase, with product MLTVVHDADSSNEDAGSSRSLLDEIVRDGARQMLAAALRAEVAAYIEAHAGELDENGHRLVVRNGYHREREVLTAAGAVSVTAPRVNDKRVDPDTGERQRFSSAILPAWVRKSPQMTEVLPLLYLHGLSTSDFGPALEQFLGSGAGLSATTITRLTTQWQDEAKAFEARDLSGTDYVYLWVDGIHLKVRLEQEKLCLLVMIGVRADGRKELVALTDGYRESAESWADLLRSCRRRGMTAPVLAVGDGALGFWKAVREVFPATGEQRCWFHKQANVLACLPKSAHPGAIAAMREIYNAEDIDHAQVAIKAFEVDYGAKYPKAVAKIVDDADVLLEFYKYPAEHWVHLRTTNPIESTFATVRLRTKVTKGPGSRVAGMAMAYKLIDAAQARWRAVNAPHLVALVRAGAIFHKGKLLERPTDITPSADSAPTESTGTEVA from the coding sequence ATGCTCACGGTAGTTCACGATGCGGATTCATCCAACGAGGATGCTGGCTCGTCGCGGTCGTTGCTCGATGAGATTGTCCGCGACGGTGCCCGCCAGATGCTGGCCGCAGCGTTGCGGGCTGAGGTCGCCGCCTACATCGAGGCTCATGCCGGTGAGCTTGATGAGAACGGGCACCGGCTGGTGGTGCGCAATGGCTATCACCGCGAGCGCGAGGTGCTCACCGCGGCGGGCGCGGTGAGTGTGACCGCGCCGCGGGTCAATGACAAACGTGTTGACCCGGACACTGGTGAGCGGCAACGGTTTTCCTCGGCGATCCTGCCGGCGTGGGTGCGCAAGTCGCCGCAGATGACCGAGGTGTTGCCGTTGCTGTATCTGCATGGCTTGTCGACCAGTGATTTCGGTCCGGCGTTGGAGCAGTTCCTGGGCTCGGGTGCCGGCTTGTCGGCCACGACGATCACCCGACTCACCACGCAGTGGCAGGACGAGGCCAAGGCCTTCGAGGCCCGTGATCTGTCGGGCACCGACTACGTCTACCTGTGGGTCGACGGCATCCATCTCAAGGTGCGCCTGGAGCAGGAGAAGCTCTGTTTGCTGGTGATGATCGGTGTGCGCGCTGACGGCCGCAAGGAGCTGGTCGCGCTCACCGACGGGTACCGGGAGTCGGCCGAGTCGTGGGCTGATCTGTTGCGGTCGTGCCGACGTCGCGGGATGACCGCACCGGTGCTGGCCGTCGGCGATGGGGCCCTGGGGTTCTGGAAGGCCGTGCGTGAGGTGTTCCCGGCCACCGGCGAGCAGCGGTGCTGGTTTCACAAGCAGGCCAATGTTCTTGCCTGCCTGCCAAAGTCGGCTCATCCGGGGGCGATCGCGGCGATGCGGGAGATCTACAACGCCGAGGATATCGACCACGCGCAGGTGGCGATCAAGGCGTTCGAGGTGGACTACGGCGCCAAGTACCCCAAGGCGGTCGCCAAGATCGTCGATGACGCCGATGTGCTGCTGGAGTTCTATAAGTACCCGGCCGAGCACTGGGTCCATCTGCGCACTACCAACCCGATCGAATCAACGTTTGCCACGGTACGTTTGAGGACCAAGGTGACCAAGGGGCCGGGTTCACGCGTCGCCGGAATGGCCATGGCTTACAAGCTGATCGACGCCGCGCAAGCCCGCTGGCGAGCCGTCAACGCACCGCACCTGGTCGCTCTGGTCCGGGCCGGCGCGATCTTCCACAAAGGCAAACTGCTCGAGCGACCCACCGACATCACCCCGTCGGCGGACTCGGCACCGACCGAATCAACTGGAACGGAGGTCGCCTGA